A single genomic interval of Candidatus Aramenus sp. CH1 harbors:
- the fbp gene encoding bifunctional fructose-1,6-bisphosphate aldolase/phosphatase, whose amino-acid sequence MKTTISVIKADIGSLAGHHVVHPDTMAAANKVLAEAKRQNVIIDYYITNVGDDMELIMTHTRGPLDTKVHETAWNAFKEASKVAKDLGLYAAGQDLLSDTFSGNLKGMGPGMAEMEVEERPSEPIAIFMADKTEPGAFNFPQYKMFADPFNTAGLVIDPTMHEGYKFEVLDVFEGQSVTLNAPEETYDLLALIGTPSRYVIRRVYRKADNNIAAVTSIERLNLIAGKYVGKDDPVMIVRLQHGFPALGEALEAFSFPYLVPGWMRGSHYGPLMPVSQRDARATRFDGPPRLIGLGFNVKEGRLVGPSDLFDDPAFDEARRLASTIAEYMRRHGPFMPHRLEPEEMEYTTLPVILEKLKPRFKKEADVTKAKPSIYDKSQGMD is encoded by the coding sequence ATGAAGACTACAATAAGCGTTATAAAGGCGGATATAGGTAGCTTGGCAGGCCATCACGTAGTCCACCCAGATACGATGGCAGCCGCCAATAAGGTACTGGCGGAGGCCAAGAGACAGAACGTAATTATCGATTATTACATTACGAACGTCGGAGACGATATGGAGCTCATAATGACGCACACAAGGGGACCATTGGACACTAAGGTTCACGAGACCGCGTGGAACGCTTTTAAAGAGGCCTCTAAGGTAGCTAAGGATCTAGGGTTGTACGCAGCTGGACAAGACCTCCTATCAGACACGTTCTCTGGCAACCTCAAGGGAATGGGTCCGGGCATGGCCGAGATGGAAGTTGAAGAGAGGCCGTCAGAGCCTATAGCGATCTTCATGGCAGACAAGACTGAACCAGGCGCTTTCAACTTCCCCCAGTACAAGATGTTTGCTGATCCCTTCAACACAGCAGGATTGGTAATTGACCCAACTATGCATGAGGGATATAAGTTCGAGGTGCTGGACGTTTTTGAAGGACAAAGCGTTACTCTCAACGCTCCTGAGGAAACATATGACCTCTTAGCCCTCATAGGTACTCCGTCAAGGTACGTAATAAGGAGGGTTTACAGGAAGGCAGATAACAACATAGCTGCAGTCACGTCCATTGAGAGGCTTAACTTAATAGCAGGCAAATACGTGGGCAAGGACGATCCTGTAATGATAGTGAGGTTACAACACGGATTTCCAGCACTTGGAGAGGCACTGGAGGCCTTCTCCTTCCCGTACCTTGTGCCAGGGTGGATGAGGGGAAGTCATTACGGCCCTCTGATGCCTGTTTCCCAGAGAGACGCAAGGGCCACAAGGTTTGACGGTCCGCCCAGGCTAATAGGCCTAGGATTTAACGTAAAGGAAGGAAGACTTGTAGGTCCCAGCGACCTATTTGACGACCCAGCGTTCGACGAGGCTAGGAGATTGGCTTCGACTATAGCGGAGTACATGAGGAGACACGGTCCTTTCATGCCTCACAGGCTAGAGCCAGAGGAGATGGAGTACACCACCTTGCCGGTAATTCTAGAAAAGTTGAAGCCCAGGTTTAAGAAAGAAGCAGACGTCACAAAGGCAAAACCAAGCATATACGACAAGAGCCAAGGCATGGACTAA
- a CDS encoding ribonuclease BN, with translation MEDVLEGIIRNVGSPKDASEIGNYISSNYGNDALLWDKIVVYLDLRSRGKNPVISGNFIWLKDKGSNGYRALIYVLTENQPINVTDLERILAMAKSLHVEVYISIVDKYGDITYYSIDETKLAKG, from the coding sequence ATGGAGGACGTATTGGAAGGGATAATAAGGAACGTGGGGAGCCCAAAGGACGCCTCTGAAATCGGTAATTACATCTCCAGCAACTACGGAAATGACGCGTTACTCTGGGATAAAATTGTGGTCTATTTGGACCTTAGGTCTAGGGGAAAGAATCCAGTAATTTCTGGGAACTTCATTTGGCTCAAAGATAAAGGCTCAAATGGGTATAGGGCTCTGATTTACGTATTAACTGAGAATCAGCCTATAAACGTGACAGATCTAGAAAGAATATTAGCTATGGCTAAGTCGTTACACGTAGAGGTATACATATCGATTGTCGATAAATACGGAGATATAACTTATTATAGCATCGACGAAACAAAGTTAGCTAAGGGTTAG
- a CDS encoding ATP-binding protein, whose amino-acid sequence MAARLVGKQEADKAQVDVQRELNNLLGALLSRSKANGVKYVIVTSVSGKQASSSIIVFKECENCVEEVAKEFQYVAEIASVVAPHVSLEPVSVTTESIPLPRSFGNVTFARITDLKVDSPVAMDRLVVNYDVEIGEMVVRNQAVPVGIMASDVLRHIGIFGSTGSGKSNTASLLAKELINKGFNVLILDWHGEYRQKLPEFTVFDQGNVFKLNPLKFNDIDDTIEILSDVLQLTDPQRFLLFVLVSKVKKSEGSLSDLFNLLKNVNDQSNWIKEVKYALARKLYPLFTAKGKTLFNADQNPDLNSLLSLNGVIFDLSFINNLRLRRLYGLFVMKLVSDYYMAGRANRKLLILVEEAQNYFQAENEFIDKLISEVRKFGIGLCIVSQSPSSISPNVMKNTNVKIVHAIKSDIDKRILGESMSLPSNMYSVMDKLDVGEAILSAPNIKIPILIKIKKI is encoded by the coding sequence GTGGCGGCAAGGCTGGTGGGTAAACAGGAGGCCGACAAAGCGCAAGTGGACGTACAAAGGGAGCTTAATAACCTATTGGGAGCGCTTCTGTCGAGGAGCAAGGCTAACGGCGTCAAATACGTTATTGTCACCTCCGTAAGCGGAAAACAAGCGTCTTCGTCTATTATTGTATTTAAGGAATGCGAGAATTGCGTAGAGGAAGTAGCTAAAGAGTTTCAATACGTCGCTGAAATAGCCAGTGTAGTTGCCCCTCACGTTTCGCTGGAGCCCGTTTCCGTTACAACTGAGTCTATACCATTACCAAGGTCCTTTGGAAACGTTACTTTTGCCAGAATCACAGACTTGAAGGTGGACTCTCCGGTTGCAATGGACAGACTGGTGGTTAACTACGACGTAGAGATAGGAGAAATGGTCGTGAGAAATCAAGCAGTGCCAGTGGGAATAATGGCATCAGATGTTCTCAGACACATAGGAATATTTGGGAGTACGGGGAGCGGTAAGTCCAATACAGCCAGCTTATTAGCGAAGGAGTTAATAAACAAAGGTTTCAACGTTCTAATCCTTGACTGGCACGGGGAATATAGGCAAAAGCTACCGGAATTCACTGTTTTCGACCAAGGCAATGTATTTAAACTGAATCCACTCAAGTTTAACGACATAGACGATACGATAGAGATCTTAAGCGATGTATTACAGCTTACAGATCCACAGAGGTTCCTTTTGTTTGTCCTAGTATCAAAGGTTAAGAAATCTGAAGGCAGCCTGTCTGACCTCTTCAACCTCTTGAAGAACGTAAACGACCAATCAAATTGGATAAAGGAAGTCAAATATGCGTTAGCGAGGAAATTATACCCATTATTTACTGCTAAGGGTAAGACGTTGTTTAACGCCGACCAGAACCCAGATCTTAATTCTCTCTTGTCGCTAAACGGTGTAATATTCGACTTGAGCTTTATAAATAACTTGAGGCTGAGGAGGTTATACGGCCTTTTCGTCATGAAGTTAGTGTCCGACTATTATATGGCTGGAAGAGCAAACAGGAAACTCCTTATTCTGGTTGAAGAGGCGCAAAATTACTTCCAGGCGGAGAACGAGTTTATAGATAAGCTAATCTCTGAGGTAAGGAAATTTGGCATAGGACTTTGCATAGTGTCTCAGTCTCCTTCTTCGATATCTCCAAATGTCATGAAAAACACCAACGTAAAGATAGTTCACGCAATAAAGTCCGACATAGACAAGAGAATTCTGGGCGAGTCTATGTCCCTTCCATCTAACATGTACTCGGTAATGGACAAACTAGACGTAGGTGAGGCTATACTTTCGGCCCCTAATATAAAAATACCAATATTGATAAAAATTAAAAAGATTTAA
- a CDS encoding dihydropteroate synthase-like protein, with amino-acid sequence MKVLVVTGKLAYPIVKEVVSGIKDVEVKALDYPVAALMSVRYILERIRDLKEKYDVILIPGLASGDAREIQERLGVRAYKGTESAWDIPLVLEALRNGVELSTVEPADGIIKELKERELKRIEEHLEVNSKVAFEAGIKVPLYPPPFRIFLELDPNWNVERVKEEVERTKDYVDVYVVGFPVGHHDLEDVRRKVKLVLDEGKVAGVDSESPRELVEGVKAGAVFAFNLNELNVEELQEVRRESAFVVAPFTTEDRGDVTISLVRKAREMGFERLLADPVLSPPLQGLVDSLCEFKKVRKALVDVPMLMGVLNVTELIDADSHGVNAVMTAIAGELGVANLLVMEKGKTKWSSLETRIASRMVSMAMVQKKTPKDVGVDLLILKDKRKVKEEEVRGEEVGYVPPSMDPSGFVKVSKAKEKLAVEFYGKKRIALTGTDALSLGRRLVSEVNVTSQHALYIGYELAKAEIALALDKNYIQDEPLFKRVYASSSAKGNKGDG; translated from the coding sequence GTGAAAGTTCTAGTAGTCACCGGTAAACTTGCGTACCCGATAGTCAAGGAAGTTGTGAGCGGGATAAAGGACGTAGAGGTCAAGGCCTTGGACTACCCTGTGGCGGCTTTGATGAGCGTTAGGTATATCTTGGAGAGGATTAGGGACTTGAAGGAAAAGTACGACGTAATTCTCATCCCTGGATTAGCGAGCGGGGACGCCAGGGAAATCCAGGAGAGGTTAGGCGTGAGGGCCTATAAGGGGACCGAGAGCGCGTGGGATATACCTCTAGTATTGGAGGCGTTGAGGAACGGCGTAGAGTTGTCAACTGTCGAACCAGCAGACGGCATAATCAAGGAGTTGAAGGAAAGAGAGCTCAAAAGGATAGAGGAGCATCTCGAGGTGAACTCCAAAGTAGCTTTTGAAGCTGGGATCAAGGTACCCCTCTATCCTCCACCCTTTAGGATTTTCTTGGAGTTGGACCCCAACTGGAACGTAGAAAGGGTTAAGGAGGAAGTGGAGAGGACCAAGGATTACGTTGATGTCTACGTTGTTGGGTTCCCAGTAGGACACCACGATCTGGAGGACGTTAGGAGGAAAGTAAAACTGGTCTTGGACGAGGGAAAGGTGGCTGGGGTAGACTCGGAGTCCCCTAGGGAGCTGGTAGAGGGAGTTAAGGCGGGGGCGGTTTTTGCTTTCAACCTCAACGAGTTGAACGTGGAGGAATTGCAGGAGGTGAGGAGAGAGTCCGCATTCGTTGTTGCGCCGTTTACGACAGAGGATAGGGGTGACGTTACCATATCGTTGGTGAGGAAGGCCAGGGAAATGGGGTTCGAAAGGCTCTTGGCTGACCCAGTCCTGTCACCTCCTCTACAGGGGCTAGTGGACAGCCTCTGCGAGTTTAAGAAGGTGAGGAAAGCTCTAGTGGACGTCCCCATGTTGATGGGCGTCCTCAACGTTACTGAACTAATAGACGCCGACAGCCACGGCGTAAACGCCGTAATGACTGCCATTGCTGGAGAGCTCGGAGTAGCGAACCTGCTGGTAATGGAGAAGGGAAAGACCAAGTGGAGTTCCCTTGAGACGAGGATAGCCAGCAGGATGGTTAGTATGGCAATGGTCCAGAAGAAGACGCCAAAGGACGTGGGGGTGGACTTGTTGATCCTAAAGGACAAGAGGAAGGTCAAGGAAGAGGAAGTAAGGGGCGAGGAAGTGGGCTACGTCCCGCCTAGCATGGATCCCTCCGGGTTCGTGAAAGTCTCCAAGGCTAAGGAGAAGTTAGCTGTGGAGTTCTACGGAAAGAAGAGGATCGCGTTGACTGGGACCGACGCCCTATCCCTGGGCAGAAGGCTGGTAAGCGAAGTTAACGTCACCTCCCAGCACGCCCTCTACATAGGATATGAGCTTGCCAAGGCAGAGATAGCCTTAGCGCTTGACAAGAATTATATACAGGACGAGCCACTATTCAAGAGAGTATATGCTAGTAGCAGTGCCAAGGGTAATAAGGGAGACGGTTGA
- a CDS encoding ribosome biogenesis/translation initiation ATPase RLI, which yields MRVAVINYDFCKPDKCSIECVRFCPINRSGSKAIELSEIVKGKPVIYEETCIGCGICVKKCPFEAISIVNLPDQFGSDVIHRYTVNGFELFGLPILKQGYVIGILGKNGSGKTTILKILAGELIPNFGDPSIKFAPAQVLERFKGKEIYDYFNNLYSKRLKVVHKIQYVEYAARYLKGTVREILSKVDERGKVDEVKSLLYMENFWNKQVQYLSGGELQKLLVAAALLREADVYEFDEPSSYLDVKERINVAKGIRELTKNKYVVVVDHDLIVLDYLADFVSIIFGESSVYGKVSKLYSTRMGINNFLSGYLPAENVKFRDDEIKFLLKELTDLDFSKDVRVKMKWSRISKKLEGFSLTVDEGEAREGEVIGIVGQNGIGKTTFVRILVNELAPDSGEVCPQGITLAYKPQKLVPDYDGTVQQFLEASSKDVLSTSSWFFVEVVKRLNLHRILESQVKDLSGGELQKLYVASTLAKTADLYVFDEPSSYLDVEERYVVAKAIKRITRERKAVAFMVDHDIALHDYISDRLMVFLGKPGSEGHGYSPTSLRKGMNTFLKEVGLTFRRDADSGRPRVNKPGSYLDRLQKDRGEYYSIEIVKE from the coding sequence TTGAGAGTTGCCGTCATTAATTACGACTTTTGCAAGCCAGACAAGTGTAGCATAGAGTGCGTTAGGTTCTGTCCAATAAATAGATCCGGGAGTAAGGCCATAGAGTTATCAGAAATAGTAAAAGGAAAGCCGGTGATTTACGAGGAAACATGTATAGGATGTGGCATATGCGTCAAGAAGTGCCCCTTTGAGGCAATAAGCATCGTTAACTTGCCCGACCAATTCGGTTCAGACGTCATACACAGGTACACAGTGAACGGGTTTGAGCTCTTCGGTTTGCCTATCCTAAAACAAGGATATGTCATAGGAATACTAGGAAAGAACGGTTCGGGAAAGACCACGATCTTGAAGATCCTAGCTGGAGAGCTCATACCGAATTTCGGAGACCCATCGATTAAGTTTGCACCAGCCCAGGTCCTGGAGAGGTTTAAGGGCAAGGAGATCTACGACTACTTCAATAATCTCTACTCAAAAAGACTAAAGGTTGTACACAAGATCCAGTACGTGGAATACGCGGCAAGGTACTTAAAGGGCACAGTAAGGGAAATACTGTCAAAGGTAGACGAGAGGGGGAAGGTAGACGAAGTTAAATCTTTGCTCTATATGGAGAACTTCTGGAACAAGCAGGTGCAGTACTTAAGCGGAGGGGAACTGCAGAAGCTCCTCGTTGCGGCAGCCCTGCTCAGGGAGGCTGACGTGTATGAATTCGACGAGCCCTCTTCTTACCTAGACGTTAAGGAGAGGATAAACGTAGCTAAGGGAATAAGGGAGCTAACAAAGAACAAGTACGTGGTGGTAGTAGACCACGACCTAATAGTATTGGACTACCTTGCTGACTTCGTCTCCATAATCTTCGGCGAGAGCAGTGTATACGGAAAGGTGTCGAAGCTCTACTCCACTAGGATGGGGATAAATAACTTCCTAAGCGGATATCTTCCGGCAGAGAACGTGAAGTTCAGGGACGACGAGATCAAGTTCCTGCTTAAGGAGCTAACGGATCTCGACTTCTCGAAGGACGTAAGGGTAAAGATGAAGTGGTCTAGAATATCGAAGAAGCTAGAGGGCTTCAGCTTGACAGTTGACGAAGGGGAGGCGAGAGAAGGAGAAGTTATAGGCATAGTGGGACAAAACGGTATTGGTAAGACCACTTTCGTGAGAATATTGGTTAACGAGTTAGCTCCTGATAGCGGGGAAGTGTGTCCACAAGGGATAACGCTTGCATATAAGCCACAGAAGCTGGTCCCAGACTACGACGGCACCGTGCAACAATTCTTAGAGGCCTCTAGCAAGGACGTCCTATCAACTTCCTCGTGGTTCTTTGTGGAAGTCGTAAAGAGGTTGAACTTACATAGGATTCTGGAGTCTCAAGTTAAGGACTTGAGCGGAGGTGAGCTCCAGAAGCTCTACGTCGCCAGCACCCTCGCTAAGACTGCGGACTTGTACGTCTTTGACGAGCCATCCTCCTACCTTGACGTGGAGGAGCGTTACGTAGTAGCGAAGGCTATAAAGAGGATAACGAGGGAAAGGAAGGCAGTCGCATTTATGGTAGATCACGACATAGCCCTCCACGACTACATATCCGACAGGCTGATGGTATTCTTAGGCAAGCCGGGTTCAGAAGGGCACGGGTATTCTCCTACCTCGTTGAGGAAAGGGATGAACACGTTCTTAAAGGAGGTTGGCTTGACGTTTAGGAGAGACGCCGACTCAGGCAGACCTAGGGTCAACAAACCAGGGAGTTACTTAGATAGGTTACAGAAGGACAGGGGAGAGTACTATTCCATCGAGATAGTAAAGGAGTAG
- a CDS encoding 30S ribosomal protein S17e: MGNIYTRDIKRVAEELYEKYKDEVTEDFGKNKELVSKYLEVYSKKVRNRIAGYLTRYAKKSKRAVTSREVEEEMGEE, from the coding sequence ATGGGTAATATATATACGCGTGATATTAAGAGGGTGGCCGAGGAACTTTACGAAAAGTACAAGGACGAGGTCACTGAAGATTTTGGAAAGAACAAGGAGCTTGTATCCAAGTACCTTGAAGTGTACTCGAAGAAGGTAAGGAACAGGATAGCAGGGTATCTGACAAGGTATGCTAAGAAGTCGAAAAGGGCGGTTACAAGTAGAGAAGTAGAAGAGGAAATGGGAGAGGAATGA
- a CDS encoding thermosome subunit codes for MASTSTATVATTPEGIPVIILKEGSSRTYGKEAVRVNIAAVKAVEEALKSTYGPRGMDKMLVDSLGDITITNDGATILDKMDLQHPAAKLLVQIAKGQDEETADGTKTAVIFAGELVRRAEELLYKEIHPTIIISGYKKAEEVALQTIQEIAQPVSINDTDVLRKVAMTSLSSKAVAGAREYIADVVVKAVTQVAELRGNKWYVDLDNVQIVKKAGGSINDTQLVYGIIVDKEVVHPGMPKRVENAKIALIDASLEVEKPELDAEIRINDPTQMQKFLEEEENLIKEKVDKILATGANVIICQKGIDEVAQSYLAKKGVLAVRRAKKSDLEKLARATGGRVVSNIDEITSQDLGYASLVEERKVGEDKMVFVEGAKNPKSISILIRGGLERLVDETERSIKDALGTVADVVRDGRVVAGGGAVEIEVAKRLRKYAPQVGGKEQLAIEAYTNALEGLVTILIENAGFDPIDLLMKLRSTHENETQKWYGIDLYTGQPVDMWQKGVIEPALVKMNAIKAATEAATLILRIDDIVSAGKKSGGETKGEKGGEKKSSEED; via the coding sequence ATGGCCTCAACTTCCACTGCTACAGTTGCAACTACACCTGAAGGAATTCCGGTCATAATTTTAAAAGAGGGTTCAAGTAGGACTTACGGCAAGGAAGCAGTAAGAGTTAACATAGCTGCAGTAAAGGCCGTTGAAGAGGCCTTGAAGAGCACTTATGGACCTAGAGGAATGGACAAGATGTTAGTTGACAGCCTAGGAGACATAACCATAACCAACGACGGTGCAACGATCCTCGACAAGATGGACCTACAACACCCAGCAGCAAAGCTCTTGGTCCAGATAGCTAAGGGTCAGGACGAGGAGACTGCTGATGGAACTAAGACTGCAGTGATTTTCGCAGGAGAGCTGGTTAGAAGGGCAGAGGAACTCCTTTACAAAGAGATTCATCCCACCATTATCATTAGTGGTTACAAGAAAGCAGAGGAAGTAGCCCTTCAGACTATACAGGAAATAGCTCAGCCTGTGTCGATAAACGACACTGATGTTCTAAGGAAAGTCGCAATGACGTCTTTGAGCAGCAAGGCCGTTGCAGGGGCTAGGGAGTACATAGCTGACGTAGTTGTTAAAGCAGTAACTCAAGTGGCTGAGCTGAGGGGCAACAAGTGGTACGTTGACTTAGACAACGTACAAATAGTCAAGAAGGCTGGCGGGAGCATAAACGACACCCAGCTGGTTTACGGCATAATAGTAGACAAGGAAGTAGTTCATCCTGGAATGCCCAAGAGAGTAGAGAACGCGAAGATAGCCCTAATAGACGCTTCCCTAGAAGTGGAGAAGCCTGAGCTGGACGCGGAGATCAGAATTAACGACCCAACTCAGATGCAGAAGTTCCTTGAAGAAGAGGAGAACTTAATCAAGGAGAAGGTAGACAAGATACTTGCAACTGGCGCAAACGTGATAATCTGCCAGAAGGGTATTGACGAGGTAGCCCAGTCCTACCTAGCTAAGAAAGGAGTTCTAGCTGTAAGGAGGGCTAAGAAGAGCGACCTAGAGAAGCTAGCTAGGGCCACAGGAGGAAGGGTAGTATCTAACATTGACGAGATCACCTCACAAGACTTGGGATATGCCTCACTGGTAGAGGAAAGGAAAGTAGGAGAAGATAAAATGGTGTTCGTTGAAGGTGCTAAGAACCCCAAGTCGATTAGCATACTGATCAGGGGAGGCCTTGAGAGGCTAGTAGACGAGACTGAGAGATCTATCAAGGACGCCCTAGGAACTGTTGCCGATGTAGTAAGGGACGGAAGAGTTGTGGCTGGAGGAGGGGCAGTAGAGATAGAAGTGGCTAAGAGGTTAAGGAAGTACGCTCCACAAGTAGGAGGGAAGGAGCAGCTTGCAATAGAAGCTTACACAAACGCACTAGAGGGTCTAGTAACTATCTTAATCGAAAACGCTGGATTTGATCCAATAGACTTACTGATGAAACTGAGGAGCACTCACGAAAACGAGACGCAGAAGTGGTACGGAATTGATCTCTACACTGGGCAGCCAGTTGATATGTGGCAGAAGGGAGTCATAGAACCTGCACTGGTAAAGATGAACGCAATAAAGGCAGCCACAGAAGCTGCTACGCTAATACTCAGAATAGACGACATTGTGAGCGCAGGCAAGAAGAGCGGCGGAGAGACCAAGGGAGAAAAGGGCGGAGAGAAGAAGTCCTCTGAAGAGGACTAA
- a CDS encoding ubiquitin codes for MRLVFEGPLSRQHGKSVEIEGNSIHVVFKKLNELGIVDDKGRIKPGYIVLVNDKDIRVVSSGELSRDDVVKVIPINHGG; via the coding sequence GTGAGGTTAGTTTTTGAAGGCCCCCTCTCTAGACAACATGGAAAGAGCGTTGAAATAGAGGGCAATTCCATTCACGTTGTTTTTAAGAAATTAAACGAGTTAGGTATTGTTGACGATAAAGGCAGGATTAAACCAGGGTATATAGTCTTGGTAAACGACAAGGACATAAGGGTTGTTAGCAGTGGCGAACTATCTCGAGACGACGTAGTTAAGGTAATTCCGATAAACCACGGTGGATAA